In the Aridibaculum aurantiacum genome, ACAATGGTTCGTTTACGGCAGGCACCAGTACAGTTCAATTCATGGGTGCTTCTGATGTGACACTTACGGGAGCTACTACTTTCAATATCCTTACGCTCAATAAGACAACATCGGTGAATGTACTCACCTTGCTTAGCAATGTGAATGCTTCTATTGTGAATATGACCAATGGAAGAATGCGCACCAATACCAATACCATTACCATCACCACTACCCGTAATGGCTCCGGAACAATACTTGGTAATATCCGCAGGCTGCATGCATTTTCTGCAGGTGTTTCTTATGCTTTTGCCCATCCTGATAACACCATTAATTTTGCTTCACTTGCTTCTGTTACTTCGGTGACCGTATCTGTAAAAGTGGCCTCGGTTCCGGATTTTGATTTTGGTAGTTCTATCAATCGTGAATATGCCATTGCTATACCAAGCGGTACTTACAATGCTACATTGCGTTTACACTATGAAGATGGTGAGCTAAATGGTAACACAGAATCAGCGCTTGTATTGTGGAGCTTCAATGGCACAGAGTGGGAATCGAATGGTAAGACTGCTTTCAATGCTACGTCCAATTTTGTAGAGTTGGCAGGTATTACCAACCTGGTAAAGCGATGGACGCTGGCAAATATTCCTAACGTACTTAGGTGGAATGGATCAGTAAGTACGGAATGGCACAATGCGGCCAACTGGACGATCATCCAGGGAGTACCGGGATCTACACCTACCGCTAACGATGTGGTGCAAATAGGGCAGGCTGCTTTTACGCATCATCCTACCATTACTACTGCGGCTAGTGCACGTAACATTGAGTTTGGCAGTTTTACATCTGCTACACTTACCATGGGAACTGGCGGTAGCCTGCAGGTGATTGGGAACATTGGTGGTAAATGGACAACAGCACGTCGTCATACAATAAATGTTGGTGCACGATCTATCAACATACTTGGTAACCTGAACCTGAGCAACGGTACTACTGGCAATGCTATAGATGTTGTGGTTTCTACAGGTAATATTACCATCGCCGGTTCGCTCACACAATCAGGTGGTGCCAATCTTACTTATACAGGTGCTGGTAATTTGTACATTGGAGAGGACTATGAATATTTCAGCGGCACGTTTTCAGCAGGCAGCAGCACCGTGCATTACAATGGTACCGATGCTCAATGGATAGGTGGGGTTAACTATAATAATCTTGTTATCAACAAAACAACAGGTGTGGCCAATATAACGGCACCACTTTCTGTTGTAAATGATATAGTTATTTCTGGTGGAGAACTAGAGGTAAATGCAAATCTGGTTATCGGACGCGATTTGTTGATCAACCAATCTGCCAATATACGTTGTGGCGCTATTACCATCTATATTGGTGGAAGCCTTACCAATACAGGGATCTTCATTCCTGGTAGCAGTACCATCGAGTTCAATGGTACAGGCGCACAATCTATTTCACTGGCTACATTCTATAATCTTGCAATCAACAAGCCTACAGGGAATGCGCTGTTCACCGGCAACATCGACGTGTACGGTGACTTCTCCATCCTGGCTGGTAATATTGCGCTTGGTCCTTATACTACCAATCGTACCACGTTGGGAGGAAGATTTACATTGGCTGCAGGTGCTACACTATCAGTAGCTGCAGAGAACAACTTCCCAAGAAACTATTCTACCTATGCTATTGCCCCGGCAAGTACAGTTACTTACCTCGGCACAGGCAACCAGACAGTCCTTGGTATTACTTATGGAAACCTTGTGTTTAGCAACGGCGGTGCCACTCCAAAAACACTTATCGGTACAGCTACTGTCGCTGGTAATCTTACCATCAACAGTGGTGCTACATTTAACTCAAGCAGCTTCTCAATCAACCTGTCGGGCAACTGGATGAACAACGGCACATTTGTACCGGAAACAGGTGCTGTACAGTTTATGGGAACAGGTAATACCATAAGTGGAAATACAACATTCAACAGGATCACGATCTTCGGAAACTATACTATTACCGGTTCTGACGTTACTATCAACTCGCTGCTGAATGTTACTTCTACAGGCACTCTGAATGCAGGCGCAGGCACTGCAACCGTACGCGGCGACATGATCAATAGTGGTGTCCTCGTGAGTAGTGGTGTTACAACTTTTACCGGTACCGTTGTACAAAACATCCGGTTGATCGGTGCACTTGTTTCTACGTCCACAGGTGTTATCAATTTCAATGGAAATGTTTCACCTGTCTTCAATTCTTCCAGTTCACCGTTATTTGCTACGCTGAATATCAACAATACTGCGGGTGTAAACCCGAGTGTTAATTGGCGGGTACTGGTGGCTTTTAATGTAAACAGCGGAGGTATCTTCAATGGAGGTGCATCTACTCATACCATCAGCGGTGCATTTACCAATAACGGTACCGTTACCAGTTCAGGAGAATTGATCTTCAACCCATCAGTTGCAAGAACAATAACCCTTTCCGGTACAAATTTTAGCAGTACAGGTACGGTTCAATTTGGTGGAACTGCAGCGCTTACTGTTGCGGGCACACCTACCACACTTACCAATGTTGTTATTTCCAATACAGTAGGTGTTACCACTACTGTTGGATGGAATGTGCAGGGAAACTTCCTTATCTACAATAATGGACGGTTCAATGCTGGCGCCAGGTCTTATACAGTAGGAGGGAATTTTAGCAGTGATGGAACCCTTGATGGTGGTACATCCACCTTTACCCTTACCTCTGCTAGTGGCATATTGGATGGTAGTACCAACACTACATTTTATGACCTTGTCATTACTGGTAATATTGCCTCAAAAGCAGACTTCAATGTCGCCAGGAATTTTACTAATAATGGTACTTACGATGGTTCTATTGGAGTACTTACCATGACAGGAAGCGAACCTTCTATCATCGGTGGTTCAGCAACAATTTTGCCTATGTCGCAGCTGGCAATTGAAAAAGCCAGTGGAATAACTGCTACCATTTCAAAACCCCTGACAACTGTGGCCAATCTCCAGGTTCGTACGGGTATATTTAATACTGCAGGATTATCTATTAGCCAGGAAATGGATGGTACAATAGGTTTAGGAGTTCTAACTATTTTGGAAGGAGGAACCTTACGAATAGGAGGCGCCAATTCATTGCCTGTATTCTCAGCTTATGAACTGGATACATTGAGTACGGTAGAATATGCAGGAGGAGCACAAAATATTTCTGCTGCTACGTCTTATGGCAACCTTTTGTTGTCGGCTTCAGGTGATAAAACCGCTGCCAGTCATCTTAAGATCCTGAATAACTTTACCATCACTGCAGGCAATTTTAAAGGAGGCAATTATACTGATACCTTGTTGGGTAACTGGACAATGACCGGAGGTTCTTACGACAGTACCAATAACCGTATAGTGCTTGCCGGTGCCGGCACACAAACCATAACGTCAACTGGTGGCTTCCTGCACCTGACGCTGAATAAAGCGACTGGTACTGCTGTACTAGGATCGAACATCACCGTTGCCGGTACATTGAACTTCTTAAGTGGCCGTATACAAACAAATACATTCATACTGAATGCTGCGGGCAGTATAACAGGTGCCAGCCAAAATACAGGTTGGGTAAATGGTAATCTTCGTAAAAATATTACTGCTACGGGCACAAACCAGGAGCGGTTGTTTGAAGTTGGCGGACCAAGTAATTATACGCCTGCCAATGTGTTTTTTGCCAACGTTACTACTGTTGGGCACCTGGTGGTAAGGGTGTTTACGCCTGATCATCCGCAACTGGCTTCATCTAATTTCAATTCTAACAGGAGCGTGAACAGGTGGTGGAACATTACCAATAACGGGATTGTGTTTTCCAATGCGAACATCACATTCAACTGGGTATCTACTGATATTGATGCAGGTAGCAATACTGCTAACTTCAGGGTAACGCGTTACAATGGTTCTACATGGGCAACCCAGACCATTGCTTCGCCTCTGGCTACTTCTATACAGGCCACGGCTGTTACCTCTTTTGGTGATTTTGCAGTAGCAGAGCCAATAGCTACTACTTCATGGACGGGAACTACCAGCAGGAACTGGTACACCTCTACCAACTGGACAGCCGGTGTGCCATTGTCATCTACTGATGTGGTGATACCAGCAGCTGTGCCTCATCACCCTGAAATAACAACAGGTACTGCGGTTTGCCAAAACCTGACGATCAACAGCGGCGCTTCCTTGGTAGTGCAAGCTGCAACTATACAAGTTAGTGGCATCATAACAGCATCTAACAATTTCACGGCAAGTGCAGGAACATTGGAGCTGAACAGCATTGTTGCTCAAACAATCCCTGCTAATGTTTTTACTGCCAACACCATTCTTAATCTTACGATCAATAATTCAGCTAATGTAGCATTGGCAGGAACACTAAACTTAACAGGTGTTCTGACGGTAAGTAATGGCTCCTTTAACACAGGTGGTTTCCTTACCCTTAAATCATCTGCTACAGCTACTGCAAGAGTAGCGCCTATAACATCGGCAGCGGCTACGCCTATTGTAGGTAATGTAACAGTAGAAAGATATATACCCGGCAGGAGAAGATACAGGATCATTACAAGTAGCGTTACCACCAGCACAGCTAATACACTTTCACCAGGGCAGGAAGCATTATCCATCTGGGGTAACTGGCAAAACCAGGGCAACACTACAACGCCTAACATAGGCACTTTTATTACAGGTGGAACATCTGCTGATGGTTTTGATATTCAAACCAACAACACGTCATTATTTACATACAATGGTGCTACTTCCAGCTTTGTTGGTCATACATCAGCCAATGGAAAGAATACAAAGTTGACCCCACTGAAAGCCGGCGTTCCTTACTTCATGTTTGTGTACGGCGACAGGACGAATACATTGTCTACCTCAAATCCTAAGTGGACCATCCTTCGTGCTACCGGTACGCTTACCACAGGCGACCAGACTTATACAACATCATCAGCTACACCTCTTAATCCTACCGTGAATGGATTTACGATGCTGGGTAATCCGTTTGCATCGCCTATAGATTGGGCTACTTTGCCAAAAACAAATATAGAAGGAACTTATTGGGGTATAGATCCAAACCTGGCAGGTACAGGCGGATACGTAACGGTAACCACCGCAGGTACTACCATGCTTGTGGCTCCTTACACCGGCACAATTGGTCTCAATCAATACATCCAGCCAGGACAAGGATTCTTTGTTCGTACAAGTGGTGCATCTCCTGTGTTGCAAATACGTGAGCAGGATAAAGTTGGCAACCACAATCCGAATGCTTTTAGAAGTAACGGCGATGCAGATCTAAGTTTGATAGCACTTAATCTCTACTACTATAGCGGCACAACAAAAGTTTTAACAGATGGTACATTAGTAGCTTTTGATAAAACAGGAACTATAGTACCGGGTTCTGCCGATGCACACAAGATGCAGAACAGTTCAGAAGCTATTGGCGTAGTGAATGATGGAAAATATTTGAGTATCCATACAAGACAGGAACCGGTAGCCGACGATACTGTTCATTTGCAAACCCTCCGTACTACACGTGCGCAGTATATACTTGAAGTTTTTACTAAGGGAATGGAGACAGCAGTTGTGAAGCCATACCTGCAAGATAAATTCCTGAACACTGTGCAGCCACTATCGGTGGTTGATACAAATATCATAGTAGTAAATATCACTACAGATGCAGCCTCTTCTGCTCCTGACAGGTTCAAGATCATCTTTAAGAAGGATGTGACTTTGCCGGTGGTATTTACATCTGTAAGTGCTGCAGCAAGCGGCACAGGAAGCAAAGTGGATTGGTCTGTAGCCACAGAAGCAGAAGTAGTAAAATATGAAGTAGAACGCTCAGCAGATGGAGTAGCTTTTGCGAAGGCTGCCGAGGTACTAGCTAATCCTTCACTAGGAGGCAGGTATAGTTGGATAGATGTAACTGTACTGGATAAAGAAAAGTATTACAAAGTAAAAGCTATTAATAAAGATGGAACGTATAGCTACAGCCGGGCAGTATTGGTAAGACCTGCTAAAGAGCAGCCATCAATATCTATTTTTCCTAACCCGGTACAGGGTCAGCAAATAAATATTGCATTCAATAAAATAGACAGGGGCAGCTATACGTTATCATTAGTGAATAGTTATGGTCAGCAGGTTTACGTGCAGAATTTTGTGTACGATGGACTTTCTGCAGCCATGCCTGTGCACCTGCCAAACAAGTTGGCGGCAGGTGTATACTATGTACAAATTGTAAATGCTAAAGAGCCGATAGTGCGACAGCTACTGCTAGTAAAATGAGGATGCGCGGTAACCATATGGTGAAGCGGGTGAGTAAGGGTAAAAAACTGGTAATGATGATCATGCTGAGTTTTTTATCCTATGTGTCGTATGCGCAATTTCCTACAGATAGTTTACCTAGCGACCCTGGTGCGATGACGGTGTACTCAGTGCAAGACATGCATTTTGGTTCATTTGCCAATGGGCCCAGTGGCGGATCGGTGATCTTGTCGCCAAGTGGTTCGCGAACCACTACAGGCACTGTGTTAGCGTTAAACCTGCAAATGCCACAGCCGGCAATCTTTGAAATAGAAGCGCCGCAAGGTTCTGTAGTCTCAATTATGAATGGACCCAATGCTACCCTTACCGGTAGCAATGGAGGTAGTATGACCCTGACCATTGGCCAGTCATCACCTGCATCCATGTTTACCACTACAGCTATACCACCCACCCGTACCCAGGTGCATATAGGCGGAACCTTAACAGTAGGAACAACGGCCACAGCTCCACCAGGAACTTATACCGGAACTTTTTACGTGACATTCAACCTCGAATGACTTTAAGATCTTATTAATTAAATACTTAGAAAAATAAATTAATAACTAAAGCGTTTTATTCATCACAAAAACAAACAATCAACCAAACAAAAACAAAAACAAATCCAAATGAAAAACAAAATGACAAAAGTCGTCGGACTAGGATTGATTCTAGCCGCATTCTCAACGGGTGTTAATGCACAAGCTTCGGCAACTGCTACCGCTGCAGCAAATATTATCAACCCGATCAGCATCACCAAAAATGTTGATTTGAATTTTGGCAACGTAGCAGTTCAAGCATCTACGGGTGGTACTGTAGTATTGACACCTGCAGGTGGCCGTACAGCGACATCTGGTGTTACGCTTCCTGCAGTTGCGGGAACTGTGACTGCTGCGCAATTTACTGTTTCGGGTGAAGGAGCTAGGACTTATTCAATTACACTTCCATCCTCAGTAGTATTAGAAAACGGTAGCAATACCATGACAGCTAATAACTTCACCAGTGATCCAACAAACACTACAGGTGCAGGTTTGCTTTCTGGCAGTGCGGGTGGTACAGGTACTCAGGTTGTGCGTGTAGGTGCTACATTGAATGTAGATCCTGCACAAGCCGCAGGTGCTTACATTTCACTTACTCCTTTTACAGTTACTGTGAATTATAACTAAACTTATTCCGGGCAAGTTGCAAAATTGCCACTTGCCCGGGTATTTTAGTTCATTAGTAATTACTACCTCTATGACAACTCTTTACCCTAGACGCCTCCAGTTTTTGTGCATCATACTACTGGTTTTAATCTCTTGTTTCGGATCCACTTCAGCAAGTGCTCAAGGAAACCTTTTGGTGACTCCAAAGAGAATTGTCTTTGAAGGTTCAAAACGTTCGGATGAGCTGAACCTTGCAAATATTGGTAACGATACAGCAACCTATGCAATCTCTTTTGTTCAGATCAGGATGAAACATGATGGCCAATTTGAAAACATCACTGAGCCGGATTCTGGGCAGAACTTTGCAGACAAAAATTTGCGGATATTTCCTCGTACTGTAACGCTTGCCCCCAATGAGGCACAAACAGTAAAGGTTCAACTTATAAAGGCTAATGAACTTGCTCCGGGTGAATACAGGTCACACTTGTACTTCAGGGCATTGGCTAATGACAAACCATTGGGTGATCCGGCAATTGTAACTGATTCAAGTGTTTCAGTGAAACTGGTTCCTGTATTTGGCATTTCTATTCCTGCTATCATTAGAGTAGGTACATCTACCTCCGAAATAAAAATGTCTGACATCTCATTGAGTATATTGGAAGACACAATCCCGGTTGTTGGCTTCACCTTTCATCGTACAGGTAATATGTCTGTGTATGGAGACATTGTAGTAGAACATTTTTCTCCTTATGGCAAAACTACCAGGATAGCCGAAGCAAAAGGAGTAGCCGTTTATACACCAACCCCATCCCGCATAATAAAAGTGCGATTGAACAGGTTTGCCGGCGCTGATCTAAGTAGTGGTAAGATCAGGATAACCTATACTGAGGATGGTCTTAAAAATAAAGTACTGGCAAGTGAAGAAATAGATCTTCGATAATACAATATCCAATCTCTGTTTCCGTTATTCCACTCAAAGTCCGCTGCCATGCAGGGTAGGGGGACTTTTACATGTTTTTAGCTTTAAGCCTTCAATGGTCAGTACACCTTCATACATTTTGCTGAAGCCTGTTATCCGTATGTCATACCTGAAGCTGCTTTTCATCTTAATATTGATGATGTGCTGCTTTCAGGATAAAGCAATGGCGCAGGTACAGAACTACTTCGAATATGAAGAGGTATCTGTTGCTATGCATGTACCACGCATAGGACACAAAGAAATTCCTGCTGTAGTGCAGGGTCAAACCATCTTCCTTTCTTTTTCTGCAGTATTTGATTTCCTGAGATTAAAGAATAATGTTTCTCCCCATTTTGATTCTATATCCGGTTTTTTTATCCATCCGAAGTCTCGGTACCTGGTCAACAGGCAGATGAATCACATCATCTATGAAGATGTTGTTTACAACCTGAAGCCAAACACCCTCTTACGTACTGAATCTGACCTCTATCTTCGTTCTGATTATTTTGGTGAGATCTTTGGTCTTGCCTGCAACTTTAACTTCCGCAGCCTTGCAGTTACTCTTGATACCAAAGTTGATTTGCCAGCTATTCGCGAGATGCAGCAAGAGCAGATGCGCAAGAATATCGCATGGTTAAAAAATAAAGTGACAGCAGATACGGTTGCAGCAAGAAGCCCCAGATCCTTTAGATTAGGAATGCTTGATTACGGCTTCTATGGAATGCAAGAATCTCATAGAGGTAGTTTCAACCGGTTTAACCTGAGCGCAGGCGCTAACATCTTTGGTGGTGAAGCGAATGTGCAGCTGTGGTATAGTGATCGTGATGGCTTAGACAGGCGACAACAATTCTACCGATGGCGAATGGTAAATAACCAGAGTAAGCTGGTCAAACAACTTAGTATTGGGCGGGTGATGTCGCAACCAACTTCTACTGTATTCGCGCCAATAAATGGTATACAGATCAGCAATACCCCAACTACCTATCGAAAGTCGTTTGGTAGTTATCGTCTCAACTATACAATAGAGCCAGAATGGACGGTGGAGTTATATGTAAACAATATTTTGATCAATTACACCAAGTCGGATGCATCCGGCTTTTTCAGTTTTGATGTACCACTGGTTTATGGAAACACAGTAGTAACGCTCCGTGCGTATGGACCTTATGGTGAAGAGCGTGTAAGGGAAGAAACCATCAATATTCCTTTCAACTTTCTCCCTGTTCATGAACTGGAATATAATCTTTCGGCTGGTATTGTAGATGATGATAAGGGAACAAAGTTCTCACGAGCAAATATCAATTATGGCTTTACCAGGCGTGTAACTGTTGGTGCAGGTGTAGAATATATGTCCTCTGTTTATCCTCGATCAGTAATGCCTTTTGTGAATGTGTCTGCCAGGTTCGGCAAAAACATTTTAGTAAATGCAGAACACATGGCAGGTGTACGAACAAAAGGATATTTGAGTTATCGTTTGCCTTCAGCTTTCCAGTTAGAACTGGATTATACGAAATATGAAAAGGGGCAAACTGCAGTTAACGTAAACTTTTTTGAAGAGCGCAAAGCGGGCTTTTCATACATGCTTCGTACAAAGAAATTTGCAGGTTTTACCAAACTTGCAGTTGTTCAGCATGTGTTTCCAAAGCATCAACAAATGCAGGGAGAATGGGTAGTTTCGGGTGTTGT is a window encoding:
- a CDS encoding DUF4402 domain-containing protein, which encodes MRMRGNHMVKRVSKGKKLVMMIMLSFLSYVSYAQFPTDSLPSDPGAMTVYSVQDMHFGSFANGPSGGSVILSPSGSRTTTGTVLALNLQMPQPAIFEIEAPQGSVVSIMNGPNATLTGSNGGSMTLTIGQSSPASMFTTTAIPPTRTQVHIGGTLTVGTTATAPPGTYTGTFYVTFNLE
- a CDS encoding DUF4402 domain-containing protein, which translates into the protein MKNKMTKVVGLGLILAAFSTGVNAQASATATAAANIINPISITKNVDLNFGNVAVQASTGGTVVLTPAGGRTATSGVTLPAVAGTVTAAQFTVSGEGARTYSITLPSSVVLENGSNTMTANNFTSDPTNTTGAGLLSGSAGGTGTQVVRVGATLNVDPAQAAGAYISLTPFTVTVNYN